In one window of Campylobacter hepaticus DNA:
- a CDS encoding type II secretion system protein, with protein MKKAFTILELVFVVVILGILLAFALPKFSSSKNEAELSRSLNNLKTLINDISIYALKNDTLASMSMMSNVDEVENVDLRHLNGVKEVGFGVGDDRQCLKLVFIDRADFVLMGISSNEESKNAIINKAGGTRENFDDIDFTSTSSSRICVALSKSENFKNLARKTYLLIGELNDSK; from the coding sequence ATGAAAAAAGCTTTTACTATACTTGAACTTGTTTTTGTGGTGGTGATTTTGGGGATTTTGCTTGCTTTTGCTTTACCTAAATTTAGTTCTAGTAAAAATGAAGCTGAACTGAGTAGATCGTTAAATAATCTTAAAACTTTGATCAATGATATAAGTATTTATGCTTTAAAAAATGATACTTTGGCTTCTATGAGTATGATGAGCAATGTTGATGAAGTTGAAAATGTTGATCTTAGGCATTTAAATGGGGTTAAAGAAGTTGGTTTTGGTGTGGGTGATGATAGGCAGTGTTTAAAACTTGTTTTTATTGATAGGGCTGATTTTGTTTTGATGGGAATTTCAAGCAATGAAGAGAGTAAAAATGCTATTATTAATAAAGCTGGTGGTACTAGGGAGAATTTTGATGATATTGATTTTACTAGCACTTCAAGTAGTAGAATTTGTGTGGCTTTAAGTAAGAGTGAAAATTTTAAAAATTTGGCTAGAAAAACTTATCTTTTAATAGGGGAGCTTAATGATAGTAAATGA
- the tsaD gene encoding tRNA (adenosine(37)-N6)-threonylcarbamoyltransferase complex transferase subunit TsaD, whose product MKNLILAIESSCDDSSIAIIDKDSLKCCFDKKISQELQHGVYGGVVPELAARLHSEALPKILQQCQRYFDKLCAIGVTNEPGLSVALLSGISMAKTLASALNLPLIAINHLKGHIYSLFLEEQIVLDMGILLVSGGHTMVLYLKDDGSLELLASTHDDSFGESFDKVAKMMNLGYPGGLVIENLAKNAKLKNICFNTPLKHSKELAYSFSGLKNAVRLEILKHENLDEDIKAEIAYGFENAACDHIMDKLEKIFSLYKFKHFGVVGGASANLNLRGRLQNLCDKYGTFLRLAPLQYCSDNALMIARAAVDAYEKKEFVSIEEEILSPKSKNFSRI is encoded by the coding sequence ATGAAAAATCTTATATTAGCTATAGAAAGTTCTTGTGATGATAGTTCTATAGCTATCATTGATAAGGATAGTTTAAAGTGTTGCTTTGATAAAAAAATTTCTCAAGAATTGCAACATGGTGTTTATGGGGGTGTGGTTCCTGAACTTGCTGCAAGATTGCATAGTGAGGCTTTACCAAAAATACTCCAACAATGCCAAAGGTACTTTGATAAGCTTTGTGCCATAGGGGTGACTAATGAGCCTGGACTTAGTGTGGCTTTGCTAAGTGGGATTTCTATGGCAAAAACTTTAGCAAGTGCTTTAAATTTGCCTTTAATCGCTATAAATCATCTTAAAGGACATATTTATAGTCTTTTTTTAGAAGAACAAATTGTTTTAGATATGGGTATTTTGCTTGTAAGTGGGGGGCATACTATGGTGCTTTATCTTAAAGATGATGGGAGTTTGGAGCTTTTAGCAAGCACTCATGATGATAGTTTTGGAGAGAGTTTTGATAAGGTAGCAAAGATGATGAATCTAGGCTATCCTGGTGGGCTTGTTATAGAGAATTTGGCTAAAAATGCTAAGCTTAAAAATATCTGTTTTAATACCCCTTTAAAGCATTCTAAAGAGCTTGCTTATAGCTTTTCAGGTTTGAAAAATGCAGTGCGTTTAGAAATTTTAAAACATGAAAATCTGGATGAAGATATCAAAGCAGAAATTGCTTATGGTTTTGAAAATGCAGCTTGTGATCATATCATGGATAAATTAGAAAAGATTTTTAGTCTTTATAAATTTAAACATTTTGGTGTTGTGGGTGGGGCGAGTGCGAATTTGAATTTGCGTGGGCGTTTGCAAAATTTGTGTGATAAATATGGTACTTTTTTGAGATTGGCTCCTTTGCAATACTGTAGTGATAATGCTTTAATGATAGCAAGGGCGGCTGTGGATGCTTATGAAAAAAAGGAATTTGTAAGCATAGAAGAAGAAATTTTAAGTCCTAAAAGTAAAAATTTTTCAAGGATATAA
- a CDS encoding NFACT RNA binding domain-containing protein, which translates to MKYTELLQLQDFFLGFKKIDFIKRIHDNVLKLSFAGEKFIFDLSRGMSGIYTAKLNTKNYNAPFDFMLKKYFSNVFIQDVKVLENNRILCFDVKANKAYKSYESKIYFEFTGKNTNVILTDKQDLIIEALRHIEKSYRVVKPNVVLKALKAYKMDDNFEKIKDFQAYFNEKFLSLHASKIKQMKNLKLMQIDKKIENLQGIFDTLEEEDVLFLQALDYRKKADVLFAHLSFLKEYEREFVLDDFEGKKLEFKLEYSPKHSANLFYKKAKKLEQKARNLNLQRENLKEKLEFALNLKALLMQAQDEMELEVLLPKKNNKKNQESKQEDHIASFYFNEFKICVGKNEKGNEFLLKNAKKDDLWFHVRNIPSAHTLIVSNKQKISLDVLEFAAKLCVSFSKLKKGAYWVDYTLKNFVKIEQKAFVNYTNFKSIKVVKD; encoded by the coding sequence ATGAAATATACAGAACTTTTACAATTGCAAGACTTTTTTTTAGGGTTTAAAAAGATTGATTTTATTAAACGTATTCATGATAATGTTTTAAAACTGAGTTTTGCAGGAGAAAAATTTATTTTTGATTTAAGCCGTGGTATGAGTGGGATTTATACTGCTAAATTAAATACGAAAAATTATAATGCTCCTTTTGATTTTATGCTAAAAAAATATTTTAGTAATGTTTTTATACAAGATGTTAAGGTTTTGGAAAATAATCGTATTTTGTGTTTTGATGTTAAGGCTAATAAGGCTTATAAAAGTTATGAAAGTAAGATTTATTTTGAATTTACGGGAAAAAATACTAATGTTATTCTTACGGATAAGCAAGATTTGATTATAGAGGCTTTAAGGCATATTGAGAAAAGTTATCGTGTGGTTAAACCTAATGTGGTTCTAAAAGCCTTAAAAGCTTATAAAATGGATGATAATTTTGAAAAAATCAAAGATTTTCAAGCTTATTTTAATGAAAAATTTTTAAGTCTTCATGCTAGTAAAATTAAGCAAATGAAAAATTTAAAACTTATGCAAATTGATAAGAAAATAGAAAATTTGCAAGGAATTTTTGATACTTTAGAAGAAGAGGATGTTTTATTTTTACAGGCTTTAGATTACAGAAAGAAGGCTGATGTGTTATTTGCACATTTGAGTTTTTTAAAAGAGTATGAAAGAGAATTTGTGCTTGATGATTTTGAAGGGAAAAAACTTGAGTTTAAGCTTGAATATAGCCCTAAACATAGTGCTAATTTGTTTTATAAAAAGGCTAAAAAGCTTGAACAAAAGGCTAGGAATTTAAATTTACAAAGAGAAAATTTAAAAGAGAAATTGGAATTTGCTTTGAATTTAAAAGCATTGCTGATGCAAGCTCAAGATGAAATGGAGCTTGAAGTTTTATTGCCTAAAAAAAATAATAAGAAAAATCAAGAAAGTAAGCAAGAAGATCATATAGCTAGTTTTTATTTTAATGAGTTTAAAATTTGCGTAGGTAAAAATGAAAAGGGCAATGAATTTTTGCTTAAAAATGCAAAAAAAGATGATTTGTGGTTTCATGTGAGAAATATTCCAAGTGCGCATACTTTAATCGTATCAAACAAGCAAAAAATTAGCCTTGATGTGTTAGAATTTGCTGCAAAACTTTGTGTAAGCTTTTCTAAATTAAAGAAAGGTGCGTACTGGGTCGATTATACTTTAAAAAATTTTGTTAAGATTGAGCAAAAGGCGTTTGTAAATTATACAAATTTTAAAAGCATTAAGGTTGTAAAGGATTAA
- a CDS encoding M99 family carboxypeptidase catalytic domain-containing protein — translation MKFFLAILFCIISLFALDLDFSVGENGKSLDDNNTVLIFGGIQGDEPGGFHAASLLLSDYNITKGKIIVAPNLAFDSIIKRSRGNHGDLNRKFASISPKDPDYKTVERIKKLILLPEVSMVINLHDGWGFYKPIYIDALRNPKRWGNSSVIDTSEINASKYHDLENIATQTVNSVNSLLADPKHTYHLKNTKTRELGDTEMLKALTYFVISHDKAAFANEASKNLPVNLRAYYHLLAIENYLKTAGIEFQRNFDLTPQGVDKAINRELEVKLFNGKVLLSLKNPRKVINYAPFPINKELNYSTSNELTAVIAEGNSFFIQYGNRFQTRLYPEYLEFSDAFNEVAFQADGREFVVPFGSKVKVKEKFLVPKMGHVRVNIIGFEYGKDESGMLVYKKDMQTRYSLDKAGKIYRVEFYELRGTNLQQLLEVNTNSKLIKNAKALDLNTLKIAKSKDKFLGTVLVEFE, via the coding sequence ATGAAATTTTTTTTAGCCATTTTATTTTGTATCATAAGCTTGTTTGCTTTAGATCTAGACTTTAGTGTGGGAGAGAATGGAAAAAGTTTAGATGATAATAATACGGTTTTGATTTTTGGAGGCATACAAGGTGATGAACCAGGGGGATTTCATGCAGCGAGTTTGTTGTTGAGTGATTATAATATTACTAAAGGTAAAATTATAGTTGCGCCTAATTTGGCTTTTGATAGTATTATAAAACGCTCTAGGGGAAATCATGGGGATTTAAATCGTAAATTTGCTAGCATTAGCCCTAAGGATCCTGATTATAAAACTGTAGAGCGTATTAAAAAACTCATCTTGCTTCCTGAAGTAAGCATGGTGATCAATCTTCATGATGGATGGGGTTTTTATAAGCCTATTTATATAGATGCTTTAAGAAATCCAAAGCGTTGGGGGAATTCTAGTGTTATTGATACGAGTGAGATTAATGCTAGTAAGTATCATGATCTTGAAAATATTGCTACGCAAACGGTTAATAGTGTGAATTCTTTGCTTGCAGATCCTAAACATACTTATCATCTTAAAAATACTAAAACGCGAGAACTGGGTGATACTGAAATGCTTAAGGCTTTGACTTATTTTGTTATTTCTCATGATAAGGCTGCTTTTGCTAATGAGGCAAGTAAAAATTTACCTGTTAATTTAAGGGCTTATTATCATCTTTTGGCTATTGAGAATTATTTAAAAACCGCAGGAATTGAATTTCAAAGGAATTTTGACTTGACTCCACAAGGGGTTGATAAGGCTATTAACCGTGAACTTGAGGTAAAGCTTTTTAATGGCAAGGTTTTGCTTTCTTTGAAAAATCCAAGAAAAGTGATTAATTACGCGCCTTTTCCTATCAATAAAGAACTAAACTATAGTACAAGCAATGAACTTACTGCTGTTATAGCTGAGGGAAATTCTTTTTTTATCCAGTATGGTAATCGTTTTCAAACTAGGTTATATCCTGAGTATTTAGAATTTAGTGATGCTTTTAATGAGGTGGCTTTTCAAGCAGATGGGCGTGAGTTTGTTGTTCCTTTTGGGTCTAAGGTTAAGGTAAAAGAGAAATTTCTTGTTCCAAAGATGGGGCATGTACGTGTTAATATCATAGGTTTTGAGTATGGTAAAGATGAAAGTGGTATGTTAGTTTATAAAAAAGATATGCAAACAAGGTATTCTTTGGATAAGGCAGGAAAGATTTATCGTGTGGAATTTTATGAGTTAAGAGGGACGAATTTGCAGCAGCTTTTAGAGGTTAATACAAATAGCAAGTTGATTAAAAATGCTAAGGCTTTGGACTTAAATACTTTAAAAATAGCAAAATCAAAAGATAAATTTTTAGGCACTGTTTTGGTGGAATTTGAATGA
- a CDS encoding DUF2920 family protein, which yields MIVNDTYEIDSCDDVELGIKRESKLEFKLCFDDEKTPEALVFVVQGVGADCDDVYFKFVVEHLLKSFSVAFVGVNYHCIGNRPQTGSSFYLDDIDKLILKTSCEAIDIKLPYSVDKIQSYEQMSDIFRFINNKIIEGKQKGEFALNYFLNLHVSLQPKKNEYQNFGIMQAQDLLNVALYLKKHAPFDTKQGNIPVIMIGGSHGGYLVHLAAKIAPWFVDGVVDNSSAVKFLWRVVGFGKEIDFMQYSEFATFDFFNHIKTHCSSKTFWTSNASSPYFFSPARRKIRNILEQDHLIEQAKYLNTCFTSYHSLYDEYVSLEEKSVFYKELKKLGFDAKLHAFTKESQIDGKFIKNLNHGMGIPVKLLIKKELPLMLEKIKQKTKIEYKEKKVAYPCENLIYQFSEENDKISLKIDTL from the coding sequence ATGATAGTAAATGATACTTATGAAATTGATTCTTGTGATGATGTTGAACTTGGTATAAAAAGAGAATCAAAACTGGAGTTTAAACTTTGTTTTGATGATGAGAAAACTCCAGAAGCTTTGGTGTTTGTGGTTCAAGGGGTTGGGGCTGATTGCGATGATGTTTATTTTAAATTTGTTGTGGAGCATTTGCTTAAGAGTTTTAGTGTAGCTTTTGTTGGGGTGAATTATCACTGTATAGGTAATCGTCCTCAAACAGGATCTAGCTTTTATTTAGATGATATAGATAAGCTTATTTTAAAAACAAGTTGTGAGGCTATAGATATAAAACTTCCTTATAGTGTTGATAAAATTCAAAGTTATGAGCAAATGAGTGATATTTTTCGTTTTATTAATAATAAAATAATTGAAGGCAAGCAAAAAGGTGAATTTGCTTTGAATTATTTTTTAAATTTGCATGTAAGTTTGCAACCAAAGAAGAACGAATATCAAAATTTTGGCATTATGCAAGCTCAAGATCTTTTAAATGTTGCACTTTATCTTAAAAAGCATGCTCCTTTTGATACAAAACAAGGAAATATTCCAGTGATTATGATAGGTGGTTCTCATGGAGGTTATTTGGTGCATTTAGCAGCAAAGATTGCTCCTTGGTTTGTTGATGGGGTTGTGGATAATTCTAGTGCTGTGAAGTTTTTATGGAGGGTTGTTGGGTTTGGCAAGGAGATTGATTTTATGCAATATAGCGAGTTTGCAACTTTTGATTTTTTCAATCATATTAAGACTCATTGTTCAAGTAAAACTTTTTGGACGAGTAATGCTTCATCGCCTTACTTTTTTTCTCCAGCAAGAAGAAAGATACGCAATATTTTAGAACAAGATCATCTTATAGAACAAGCTAAATACTTAAACACTTGTTTTACAAGTTATCATTCTTTGTATGATGAATACGTTTCTTTAGAAGAAAAAAGTGTTTTTTATAAAGAACTTAAGAAGCTTGGCTTTGATGCAAAATTGCATGCTTTTACCAAAGAATCGCAAATTGATGGAAAATTTATAAAAAATTTAAATCATGGTATGGGAATTCCTGTTAAGCTTTTGATCAAAAAAGAGCTACCTTTAATGTTAGAAAAAATTAAACAAAAAACGAAAATAGAGTATAAAGAGAAAAAAGTTGCTTATCCTTGTGAAAATTTGATTTATCAATTTAGCGAAGAGAATGATAAAATATCATTGAAAATTGATACTTTATAA
- the dxr gene encoding 1-deoxy-D-xylulose-5-phosphate reductoisomerase: MILFGSTGSIGINALKLAALKNIRVSALACGDNIELLNEQIAQFKPEFVAIKDPKSKHLVKHDKVFSSQEGLERILEECEDEFLLNAIVGFAGLKSTLKAKELGKSIALANKESLVVAGKFLKGARFLPIDSEHAALKFLLEGKSNLAKLYITASGGAFYKKKIKDLNYVSVKDALKHPNWNMGRKITIDSATMSNKLFEIIEAYHLYGFKHIDALIEPRSLVHAMCEFKNGASTAYFSRADMRLAISEAMFEKSDMAILKAVDFTQMPALKFHKISVKKYPIFKLKNDLLQNPDLGVIINAANEIGVENFLENKGSFLDIAWGVFRALDHFGVPKISCIEEVFEYDFKTREYLRS; encoded by the coding sequence ATGATACTTTTTGGAAGTACGGGTAGTATAGGGATAAATGCGCTTAAACTTGCTGCTTTGAAAAATATCCGTGTTAGTGCTTTAGCTTGTGGGGATAATATCGAGCTTTTAAATGAGCAAATTGCACAGTTTAAACCTGAATTTGTGGCTATTAAAGATCCAAAGAGTAAGCATTTGGTTAAGCATGATAAGGTTTTTAGCTCTCAAGAGGGCTTAGAACGGATTTTAGAGGAATGCGAGGATGAGTTTTTACTCAATGCTATAGTGGGTTTTGCAGGGCTTAAGAGTACTTTAAAGGCTAAAGAACTTGGCAAAAGTATAGCTTTGGCTAATAAAGAAAGCCTTGTAGTAGCAGGAAAGTTTTTAAAAGGGGCGAGGTTTTTACCTATAGATAGTGAACATGCGGCTTTGAAATTTTTGCTTGAGGGCAAGAGTAATTTAGCAAAACTTTATATCACTGCAAGTGGTGGGGCGTTTTATAAAAAAAAGATTAAAGATTTAAATTATGTAAGTGTTAAAGATGCTTTAAAACATCCTAATTGGAATATGGGGAGAAAAATCACTATAGATAGTGCAACTATGTCAAATAAGCTTTTTGAGATTATTGAGGCTTATCATTTATATGGTTTTAAACACATAGATGCTTTAATAGAACCTAGGTCTTTGGTGCATGCTATGTGCGAGTTTAAAAATGGTGCTAGTACGGCGTATTTTTCAAGGGCGGATATGAGACTAGCTATTTCAGAGGCTATGTTTGAAAAATCTGATATGGCTATTTTAAAGGCTGTAGATTTTACTCAAATGCCAGCTTTGAAATTTCATAAGATCAGTGTGAAAAAATATCCTATTTTTAAACTTAAAAATGATCTTTTGCAAAATCCTGATTTGGGAGTGATTATCAATGCGGCTAATGAAATAGGAGTGGAGAATTTTTTAGAGAATAAGGGCAGTTTTTTAGACATTGCTTGGGGTGTTTTTAGGGCATTGGATCATTTTGGAGTGCCTAAAATTTCATGCATAGAAGAGGTTTTTGAGTATGATTTTAAAACAAGAGAGTATTTAAGGAGTTAA
- a CDS encoding phosphatidate cytidylyltransferase, with amino-acid sequence MFNINRMVSALVMIAAIILLALIDQFFINCIVFAILLYLAFNEAKKIFYLEKVCIVPLAIAFILGSLWDKALMFGVLALLLVLGYLAYKKLSLKPALIYLYPSLPILALWQVYLDGGMFALFWLIMIVVACDSGAYFIGKSIGKTSFSLTSPNKTLEGVIGGLVCASIIGTLIGVFVYSFWFCLLCSFCVGVFAVIGDLLESYFKREAGLKDSGDLIPGHGGVLDRIDAVIIASFAMVALL; translated from the coding sequence ATGTTTAATATAAATAGAATGGTTTCAGCATTGGTAATGATAGCAGCGATTATACTTTTAGCTTTAATTGATCAATTTTTTATTAATTGTATAGTTTTTGCTATTTTGCTTTATTTGGCTTTTAATGAGGCAAAAAAGATTTTTTATTTAGAAAAAGTTTGCATTGTCCCTTTGGCTATAGCTTTTATCTTAGGAAGTTTATGGGATAAGGCTTTGATGTTTGGGGTTTTAGCGCTGCTTTTGGTTTTGGGGTATTTAGCTTATAAAAAACTTTCTTTAAAACCTGCTTTGATTTATCTTTATCCTAGTTTGCCTATTTTGGCACTTTGGCAAGTGTATTTAGATGGGGGAATGTTTGCTCTTTTTTGGTTGATTATGATAGTAGTAGCTTGTGATAGTGGGGCGTATTTTATAGGTAAATCAATAGGCAAGACTTCCTTTTCTTTAACAAGCCCTAATAAGACTTTAGAAGGAGTCATAGGAGGGCTTGTTTGCGCGAGTATCATAGGGACTTTAATAGGGGTTTTTGTTTATAGTTTTTGGTTTTGTTTGCTTTGTTCTTTTTGTGTGGGTGTTTTTGCTGTTATTGGGGATTTACTTGAGAGTTATTTTAAAAGAGAGGCGGGTTTAAAAGATAGTGGGGATCTTATCCCAGGGCATGGTGGTGTGCTTGATAGGATTGATGCTGTGATTATTGCTTCTTTTGCTATGGTTGCTCTTTTATGA
- a CDS encoding molybdenum cofactor guanylyltransferase, producing MQLHHINCVILCGGKSSRMGQDKSKLLLKNQNLTQFQVEKFSKIFKNVYLSAKEDKFENTFKIIQDSSQFSLYSPILALYSILSYFNNEYIFIISVDTPKLSQNELIKMATFLDQNYQIIIAKTPLYKHPLCGFYHTTLAQTCKKLLEQNQQKLGFLLAQARTKLVEFDNENAFLNLNFYEEYEKFKNELS from the coding sequence ATGCAACTTCATCATATAAATTGTGTAATTTTATGCGGTGGAAAATCAAGTCGCATGGGTCAAGATAAAAGCAAACTTTTACTAAAAAACCAAAATTTAACCCAATTCCAAGTAGAAAAATTTTCTAAAATTTTTAAAAATGTCTATCTTAGCGCCAAAGAAGATAAGTTTGAAAATACCTTTAAAATAATCCAAGATTCTTCACAATTCTCACTTTATTCACCCATACTAGCACTTTATTCTATATTGTCTTATTTTAATAACGAATATATCTTCATCATCAGTGTTGACACCCCTAAACTTAGTCAAAACGAACTCATCAAAATGGCTACTTTTTTAGATCAAAACTATCAAATCATCATAGCCAAAACCCCTTTATACAAACATCCTTTGTGTGGATTTTATCACACTACTTTAGCACAAACATGCAAAAAGCTACTAGAACAAAACCAACAAAAACTAGGATTTTTACTTGCCCAAGCCAGGACTAAATTAGTAGAATTTGATAATGAAAATGCTTTTTTAAATTTAAATTTTTATGAAGAATACGAAAAATTTAAAAACGAACTAAGCTAA
- a CDS encoding motility associated factor glycosyltransferase family protein, which produces MTVLEKNIQALLSGVNEPLGNKLLNFIQTQTCSRFSMDENFNIYDKENNVFMYQNMDEEINYFHQAILEKTLRYPFACIYGIGNALLIKNLSSSYKHLFVFESEIELFVLALGAVDLSEELCSGKIYLVDINEEKVNIQLLILFDMKDMFEYLDLYEMFINNLYYKEFQNSFWYKANALCEENIKIVIRNLGVNSNIYLNCYSHFLQNIPNMLESIPFQRILSERKNQFENAIVVSAGPSLFKQLPLLKTYQNKAVIFCADGALSMLQKEEIVPDYILNIDFEDLPLKFFQNRENINSLKILSCATHPSLVSLLENKSVVLREDPIYKRFNFHEFGYVDTGTHVSHFSYTLALALGFKNIIMIGQDLAFDDKGNSHSKGFILGESIDNTLNIPTLKVLAYGGKGEVLTHLAWNDYRVKLEYLFACNATKAKFYNATEGGAKIAFTQELSFKECCQNLLTKEKPKFEIPKVLTKNRSNKFLIKFKEKVQKDQAIAKRFLDDALALKGILENILAKDFILPLEFLEKVYQNIQHFNFILDKDDFIQDGVLKTIFYERGFKLSLVFKQGCILNSEQFILLYIKAYYEWLIYFIEKLEQKYQSLLKCSFFV; this is translated from the coding sequence ATGACTGTTTTGGAAAAAAATATCCAAGCTTTATTAAGCGGGGTTAATGAACCCTTGGGTAATAAACTTTTAAATTTTATACAAACTCAAACTTGTTCTCGTTTTAGTATGGATGAAAATTTTAATATTTATGATAAAGAAAATAATGTTTTTATGTATCAAAATATGGATGAAGAAATTAATTATTTTCATCAAGCCATTTTGGAAAAAACTTTAAGATATCCTTTTGCATGTATTTATGGTATAGGCAATGCCTTACTTATAAAAAATTTATCTTCTTCTTATAAACATCTTTTTGTATTTGAAAGTGAAATAGAGCTTTTTGTTTTAGCTTTGGGTGCGGTGGATTTAAGCGAGGAGCTTTGTAGCGGGAAGATTTATCTTGTGGATATCAACGAGGAAAAGGTGAACATACAATTACTTATACTTTTTGATATGAAGGATATGTTTGAATATTTGGATTTATATGAAATGTTTATTAATAATTTATATTATAAGGAATTTCAAAATAGCTTTTGGTATAAAGCTAATGCACTTTGTGAGGAAAATATTAAAATTGTAATAAGAAATTTAGGAGTTAATTCAAATATTTATTTAAACTGTTATTCTCATTTTTTGCAAAATATTCCTAATATGCTTGAAAGTATTCCTTTTCAAAGAATTTTAAGTGAAAGAAAAAATCAATTTGAGAATGCTATTGTAGTTTCTGCAGGACCTTCTTTGTTTAAACAGCTTCCTTTACTTAAAACTTATCAAAATAAAGCAGTAATTTTTTGTGCTGATGGAGCTTTAAGTATGCTTCAAAAAGAAGAGATTGTGCCAGATTATATTTTAAATATTGATTTTGAAGATTTACCATTAAAATTTTTTCAAAATAGAGAAAATATAAATTCTTTAAAAATTCTTTCATGTGCTACGCATCCTAGTTTGGTGAGTTTGTTAGAAAATAAAAGTGTTGTTTTAAGAGAAGACCCTATTTACAAACGTTTTAATTTTCATGAATTTGGCTATGTAGATACAGGTACTCATGTGAGTCATTTTTCTTATACTTTGGCTTTAGCTTTAGGATTTAAAAATATCATCATGATAGGACAAGATTTAGCTTTTGATGATAAAGGGAACTCGCATTCAAAAGGTTTTATTTTGGGAGAAAGTATTGATAATACTTTAAATATACCTACTTTAAAAGTTTTAGCTTATGGAGGTAAGGGAGAAGTTTTAACACATTTAGCTTGGAATGATTATCGTGTTAAATTAGAATATCTTTTTGCTTGTAATGCCACAAAAGCAAAATTTTATAATGCTACAGAAGGTGGAGCAAAAATAGCTTTTACTCAAGAGCTGTCTTTTAAAGAGTGTTGTCAAAATTTACTTACTAAAGAAAAACCAAAATTTGAAATTCCAAAAGTTCTTACAAAAAATAGAAGTAATAAATTCCTTATTAAATTTAAAGAAAAAGTACAAAAAGATCAAGCAATTGCTAAAAGATTTTTAGATGATGCTTTGGCTTTAAAAGGGATCTTGGAAAATATATTAGCCAAAGATTTTATTTTACCTTTGGAATTTTTAGAGAAAGTTTATCAAAACATACAACATTTTAATTTTATTTTAGATAAAGATGATTTTATACAAGATGGAGTTTTAAAAACTATTTTTTACGAAAGAGGATTTAAGTTAAGTTTAGTTTTCAAACAAGGATGTATTTTAAATAGTGAACAATTTATTTTACTTTATATTAAAGCTTATTATGAATGGCTAATCTATTTTATAGAAAAATTAGAACAAAAATATCAATCTTTATTGAAATGTAGTTTTTTTGTATAA